One genomic region from Phragmites australis chromosome 1, lpPhrAust1.1, whole genome shotgun sequence encodes:
- the LOC133911600 gene encoding neutral/alkaline invertase 1, mitochondrial-like — protein sequence MNGQTSMGLAAAAAAAVRPCRRRLLSSASAAAAATSATATPPFPRCPNLHHHPHGRRLPFLASAASQHASQTGPVTSPTPVPIPADPRAAVSGNLPFFDRVLFPDTFPLETPLAEKEDAAAAQADEAVAPAAPVREETETEREAWRLLRRAVVSYCGAPVGTVAAEDPECTETLNYDQVFIRDFVPSALAFLMRGETEIVRNFLLHTLQLQSWEKTVDCYSPGQGLMPASFKIRTVPLDENNEGFEEVLDPDFGESAIGRVAPVDSGLWWIILLRAYCKITGDYALQERVDVQTGIKLILNLCLSDGFDMFPTLLVTDGSCMIDRRMGIHGHPLEIQALFYSALRCSREILVMNDGSKNLIRAINNRLSALSFHIREYYWVDMKKINEIYRYKTEEYSHDATNKFNIYPEQIPSWLVDWIPEKGGYLIGNLQPAHMDFRFFSLGNLWAIASSLTTPKQAEGILNLIEEKWDDLVANMPLKICYPAMEDDEWRIITGSDPKNTPWSYHNGGSWPTLLWQFTLACIKMGRPELARRAIAVAEERLSDDKWPEYYDTQSGRFIGKQSRSYQTWTIAGFLTSKMLLENPELASILTCDEDLELLEGCACCLSKKRARCSRRAVKSNVVG from the exons ATGAATGGTCAAACCTCGATggggctcgccgccgccgccgccgcagccgtgAGGCCGTGCCGCCGACGCCTCCTATcgtccgcctccgccgcggcggccgcgacgTCGGCCACCGCGACCCCACCCTTCCCCAGATGCCCCAACCTGCACCACCACCCGCACGGCCGCCGCCTTCCATTCCTCGCCTCCGCGGCTTCCCAACACGCCTCGCAGACCGGCCCCGTAACCTCCCCCACCCCCGTCCCCATCCCCGCCGACCCCCGCGCCGCCGTCTCTGGCAACCTCCCCTTCTTCGACCGCGTCCTCTTCCCGGACACGTTCCCCCTCGAGACCCCGCTCGCGGAGAAagaggacgcggcggcggctCAGGCCGATGAGGCGGTTGCGCCGGCCGCGCCCGTGAGGGAAGAGACGGAGACGGAGAGGGAGGCGTGGAGGCTGCTGCGGAGGGCGGTCGTCAGCTACTGCGGCGCGCCGGTGGggacggtggcggcggaggaccCCGAGTGTACGGAGACGCTCAACTACGACCAGGTCTTCATCAGGGACTTTGTGCCATCCGCGctcgccttcctcatgcgcggCGAGACCGAGATCGTCCGCAACTTCCTCCTCCACACCCTCCAGCTGCAG AGCTGGGAGAAAACTGTTGACTGTTACAGCCCTGGGCAAGGGTTGATGCCAGCTAGCTTCAAGATTAGGACCGTACCACTTGATGAGAACAACGAAGGATTTGAAGAAGTCTTGGACCCTGACTTTGGCGAGTCAGCTATTGGCCGTGTAGCTCCTGTGGATTCCG GACTGTGGTGGATTATTTTGCTGAGAGCTTACTGCAAGATTACAGGGGACTATGCTTTGCAAGAAAGAGTTGATGTGCAAACGGGAATTAAACTGATCCTGAATTTGTGTTTGTCTGATGGGTTCGACATGTTCCCAACTTTACTGGTTACAGATGGATCATGCATGATAGACAGGAGGATGGGAATACATGGACATCCTCTTGAAATCCAA GCTTTGTTCTACTCTGCTTTACGATGCTCACGAGAAATACTTGTTATGAATGATGGATCGAAAAACCTCATCCGTGCCATTAACAACAGGCTCAGTGCGTTGTCTTTTCACATAAGAGAATATTACTGGGTTGATATGAAGAAGATAAATGAGATATACAGATACAAGACAGAAGAATACTCTCATGACGCAACTAACAAATTCAACATTTATCCTGAGCAAATCCCTTCCTGGCTTGTTGACTGGATTCCTGAGAAAGGTGGTTACCTTATTGGGAATCTGCAGCCAGCTCACATGGATTTTAGGTTCTTCTCTCTTGGCAACCTTTGGGCAATAGCTTCATCTCTTACTACTCCAAAACAAGCTGAGGGGATTCTTAACCTTATTGAAGAAAAATGGGACGATCTTGTGGCAAACATGCCCCTCAAGATATGCTACCCTGCAATGGAAGATGATGAATGGCGCATTATTACTGGCAGTGATCCTAAGAACAC CCCATGGTCGTATCATAATGGTGGATCTTGGCCaaccctgctgtggcag TTTACACTTGCCTGCATCAAAATGGGGAGACCGGAGTTGGCCCGGAGAGCCATTGCTGTGGCTGAGGAGAGACTCTCAGATGACAAGTGGCCGGAATACTATGACACCCAGTCTGGAAGATTCATCGGGAAGCAATCACGATCTTATCAGACATGGACTATTGCTGGTTTTCTGACCTCGAAGATGTTACTGGAAAACCCAGAGCTGGCTTCTATTCTGACCTGCGATGAGGACCTTGAGTTGCTTGAAGGCTGTGCTTGCTGCCTCTCTAAGAAGAGAGCCAGGTGTTCACGCCGTGCGGTCAAGTCAAATGTTGTTGGGTAA